Genomic segment of Oncorhynchus keta strain PuntledgeMale-10-30-2019 chromosome 12, Oket_V2, whole genome shotgun sequence:
CCTTGCTATGTGCTGTTTCCTGGGCACTGTTACACCTTACAGTCGTGTACTTTAGTTTAGTCCAGCAGCTTTTGAGTCCAGAAGTGTATTAGCTGGTATTTTTTTCCCTCCAGGCAAACCTCCATGCTCTGATCCAGATGAAGCCAGCTCTCACACACCTGGGGGACAAGGGCGTCCTGCTGCTGCTACGGTAAGCTGCTGGGAGAAAACTGAGCTATTGTTTGCTTTTCTGTATTAGGTCCCTTTGTCTCTGACCGCTGTGATTCTTATCTCCAGGTTCTTGTCCATTCCAAAGGGCTTCTCCTACCTAAGTGAGAGGGGTTACGTCACCAAGCAGCTAGAGAAATGGCAGAAGGTACATTTATACTCAACCAACAATGCCATAAATGATGATTTGCATCTTTTCGCTGTCACATGAAAGCATAGAAAACTCATTTTTATATCATTGTGTTTTGCAGGACTATAACCTGAAGTATGTGGACATGATAGAGGAGCAGCTGAACGAGGCTCTCACCACGTACCGCAAGCCTGTCGATGGAGACAACTATGTACGCCGAAGCAACCAAAGGTTACAGAGGCCAAATGTTTATCTTCCTGTTCATCTGTATGGCCAGCTTGTCCATGATAAGACAGGCTGCCATCTACTGGAAGTCCAGGTAACTGCATCTACTTGAACCATTCACTATTACACTAGTTGAGGAGCAATTACAAGCATAATGCGTATAAACCCTTTTCGTCTTTCTCTTCAGAATGTGGTTCCTGACCTAAGTTACACTGTCCGTTCCCCAATGCTGGACAAGTGGGAGGGCATCAAACAGCTAAAGGCAGCGCTTTGGGCCTTGGTcagtataattaagcaataaggcccgagggggtgtgatatatggccaatataccacagctaagggctgttcttatgcacgacgcatcGCGGAGTGCCTGTATACAGCcattagccatggtatattggccatatatcacaaaccctaAGGTCccttattactattataaactggttactaaagtaattaaagcaatgaaaacaaatgttttgtcatacccatgctATACGCTctcatataccacggctgtcagccaatttGCATTCAGGGCTGGAATAATGGAGAATAATAACTACCATATCTGTTGTCATCATCAGAGTTCCACAGTTATGTGCCAATTATTGATAAGATTCTCACATAGTTTTCATAATAACATGAGTATTAATGTTGTTAAACTGTTTGTTTCCAGGGTAACATAGGGTCATCAAACTGGGGGTTGAACCTCTTACAGGAGGAGGGGGTGATCCCTGACATAGTGGTTCTGGCCCAGCACTGTGAGGTTCTCTCCATCAGGGGGTAAGGCACATTGATATTTGCAACTCCAATATTCAAGGTGCTTCTAACGAAGCAGGATGCTTGTACTGTCCCAAAAGAGTACTATATCTCTGTCCAGGATCTCTCTATaatgtctgtctgctgtctctgtgTAGGACGTGTCTGTACGTGTTGGGGCTGATCTCAAAGTCACGTCAGGGCTGTGACATGCTGAAGCAGCACGGCTGGGACGCTGTAAGACACAGCCGGCGGACGCTGTGGCCCGTTGTCCCAGACGACAtggagccccaccccaacccgcCCAGCctgctgtcctctgtcccctccacCCTCAGCCTCACCTCTGACTCCACCAGCTCTAGACACAACAGTGAGAGTGACTCCACACAGCCCAGTAAGTCTCAGCCCAGTAAGTCTGTAATCATAGTACTGGTATTCATTTATTTTTAACCTGTACAGTATCACCAAATGTTTACTCCATACTACTAAGAGTTAACCTTGAGTGGTCATTTACAGGTATGTACATCATGGACGATGAGCGGCTGGAGAACTGTGACCTGTCGGACGATCCTCCCATGTACATGAGACCCAAGTACAAGGACCGCAGCCCCTTCACCCTCCTGGCTTCCAGCCACTTCCGTAACCGCCTCCTccactctctgtcgctctccgGGAAGATGCTGCGCAGCACCAGCGACCCTAAGGGCACCACCAGGGACCacggaggagggatggaagagggtcAGGGGCGCAAACGCACCGTTACTGAACCCAGCTACACCTTTggatcttcagatgtcttcccaATCTATAATGACGGCCACCTGCCCAAAAGCCCCTCTGTCAACCTAGAAACTTCCATTGTGGGCAGCAAGACCCCTGAAAACCAGGGCAGCACCCCCAACTTTGGTGAGGGAGATGGGGAAGGGAGGCTGCCAGGCCGGTCAGTGGGGGTAGGAGGgtcaggggtgggggtgggggagaacCAGAGAGAGCAGACTAGCCGGGAACGCCTGGCCGGGGATGGCCCGTCCGGAGGGGGCGGGGGGGCTCAGTTTAAATCGCGCAGTCAGAGCTTCAACACGGACACGACCACCAGCGGCATCAGCTCTATGAGCTCCAGCCCCTCCAGGGAGACCCTGCCCTCCACCATCGACACGGACGGTGTCAGCCTCAACAGTGTGATCAGCGCCCAGACCATCCAGACCCTGACCTCCCTCACCCCCCAGCCCCACAccgcccacctctcctccctgtccaaaTCTAGCTCTACCTCCCTGGTGCCCCCCggctcctcccacaccctccCCCGCCGCGCCCAGTCTCTCAAGTCGCCTTCGTTGACCACCCTGAGCGGCCTGACGGACTGCAGCCTCATGTACTCCAACTCCCGCGACGCGCTGGGCTACGCCACGCTGAAGTACGCCACTTCCTGTGACACGTACGCCAGTCAGCGTGATGCGCTGGGCTATGCTACTCTGAAGAGGCTGCAGCAGCAGAGGATCCACTCGTCCCTGTCCCACAGCGAGGCTCTGGCCTCCCCAGCCAAAGACGTGCTCTTCACTGATACCATCACCATGAAGACAGGCAGCCTGGACTCCAGACTCACCCCACGgcggtaacacacacatacacactcactcagtCCCCCTTGACTCGTacttgtccacacacacactcccttaaGAACTCCTTTCCTAGAATCTCCCATGACTAGTACTGACTACTACTTCTCTGAatactcccccctccctctttctcagaTCTTCAGTTGCCCTTTCTCTTACTTCCTCTTGTTGCTCCTCTTTCTCTTTAGAGGCTTCTCATTCTTTGATGACAAGATCAAATTAGTTTGACCTCTGCTCTGGCTTGAATGAGGTTTTCCTTCTGTAATCTCCTGAAATATTGAGTGTTGTTttcctgaaacaggaaagggccttgccCAAACTGTTGCGACAAACTTGTAAGCACAGAATCGtatagaatatcattgtatgctgtagcgttaagatttcccttttttttttttttttactggaactaaggggcctggcccgaaccatgaaaaaacgCCCCAggctattattcctcctccaccaaactttacagctggcactgtgcattggggcaggtagcgttttcctgtCATCTGCCAAATCCAGATTGGTCCGTCGGACTTCCAGAAGGTGaatcgtgattcatcactccagagaaggcgtttccacagctccagagtaaaatggcggcgagctttataccactccagccgacgcttggcattgcgcatggtgatcttaggcttgtgtgcgtctgctcggccatggaaatccatttcatgaagctcccgacgaacaattattgtgctgacgttgcttccaaaggcagtttggaactcagtagtgagtgttgtaaccgaggacagacgatttttacgcgcttcagcactcggctgttCCGGTCTGTGAGCTTTTGTGTCCTACCACTTCATGGTTtaaccgttgttgctcctaaacgCTTCCACTTCAACAGCACTTATAGTTTaccgggacagctctagcagggtagaaatttgatgaactgacttgttggaaagtggCAACcaatgacagtgccacattgaacgTCACTGAACTCTTTAGTACGGGCCATtatactgccaatatttgtctaagaagattgtatggctgtgtgctcgattttatacacctgccagCAACAGGTCTGGCTGAAACACCTGAATCcaatcatttgaaggggtgtccacataattttgaatgtatattgtatttgtttttttgcgtgggctgtgtctcaatccactgcatctTCCTATGTCAGCCTAGTGCATAGCGGTGGAAGGTTGAGCTACAGTGGTGATTATCAGACCACAAGACACAggaaaattggtcttctcacgaGAATGTCTGTAGTGTCAATGGTTTGTCTCACAAACtaatatgattttggaatgaggtgtAAGACGAGCAGGTGGACCTTTCCTGCCTCCTAACTCACTGAATGTTTATTTTATCTCCAGGTTCCTGAAGGCTCTGAGTTTTGCCTCCCTGGACAAGGAGGATCTGCTGAGCCCCATCAGCCAGAACACTCTGCAGCGGTCCTCCTCAGTGAGATCCATGGTGTCCAGCGCCACCTACGGCAGCTCTGATGACTTCATCGGCCTGGCGCTGCCAGTGGACATTAACAACATGTTCCAGGTACTGACCATCGTATGACCCCTCTCTCTGaaccctctttcccctctcatcCCTCATCTATCCTTTTATTTTACTTCTATTCTAGATATTTTCCAATAAATGTAATTTGTTTACCAAGCTATTTAAGACCTCTATTTAAAGTTGTGTCATAACTCCATGTTAATATTTGGATAAAGCTGAGTGTTTTGTTCCTAGATAAAAGAAACACCATATTTCCTGAAGAGGACCAGCCCTCCCTCTGAGGACAGATCTGCCAAATTCTTCTCTGGAGACTCAGATGGTAAGAAACAGCCCGGGGCCAACACAATCTGTTTTCTTCAGTAAGGAGTTGTATAACATTGAGTTTAGCACAGGAGATATGATGGCTCTGCTACTGATAAAGGAGGCCCACTGAGGACCAACAGGCTTGAATAAAAAGGGGGGAAATGCATGATCATGTGGATATGTGCCCCTTCTCCCAGGCCCCAGCCCTCACTCCAGACATGCAGTGCTTCGCTCCCAGCTGAGCATCACAGAGCTGATGGGGGTGAGCCGGGCGGAGCAGCAGAAGTTGCTGGGCTCAGAGGAGACGGGTCTACAGGAACACAACGATGACAACTGCCTCTACTGCACTGGGCTCTCTGTGCTTGGCTTCAGCGCTTCCAATAGCAGCCCAGGTCAGCGGCAGATACAAACATAGAACATAATGCTGTTTATCAATTCGTGCCGTTTGCATCCTTATACTTCCTTGTATGTTTATATTATTAGCAGTCAGAAACCGATAAACAACCTAAACTCACGTTTCTCCATCAGACTTGACAGAGGAACCCCCTTTCTCAGAATGGTGCGGTCCGCCTGTGCAGAACCACCTGGAGGTCATGGGCCAAACCAAACTGTCAGGGGTTTCCGGGTGCAGTGATGCTGTGTCTCAGGGCTCCCCAGGAAGCACCCGCAGCACTGAACTGATTTTGGGTAAATGtcatgtttttgttttctctcaTATCATGCTTTTGTCCAAGTGAAGGGTTTTCTTTTGTTGTTGAAGATGGATGGACTAAACCTACTGGCTCTCTGCGGTCTATCTCCCCCCTCAGGAGTGAAGTCCATTCCAGAGGAATCGCCAGCCGGCAGGGTTCTCCTCAGGAAGGAGGTCCTGCGTCTCATGGTCAACCTCAGCTCCTCTGTGGGGATCAAAGGCCACGAGACTAACCTGCTAACGTAAGagacccacacaaacacacacgcacacacacactcaaaccgaGGTTGATATCCCTGTGTCTGTTGTCTTGACAGGATCAAGGAGAAATTCCCATATGCATTCGATGACATCTGTCTCTATTCTGAGGTGTCTTACCTGCTTGCCCACTGCATGTTCCGTCTGTCAGCACGCCGCTTCATCCAGGAGCTCTTTCAAGACGTGCCATTCATTCCggtaaacaacacacacattcaaaaATAATAAACATTTAATGTTGGCTGTTCTTCTAGTcacttctgtctcttcctcagaTGTACGAAGAGGCAGAGGCCATCCTCTCCAAGCCCCCAAAGAATGGACCGGCCGACCCTCCCACTGAGCCCTGAGTCAACCCTACTGCCCTTCCCTTCTGTCTCACAGCCTGTCAAACCCTGAGTCACCACTACTGATCTTCCAGTCAACCACAACCCCTAAAGCCTGAATCACACCCAACCCCCGGAACCTTCAGCTTACCCTCAAACCTCAACCCCCGGAACCTTCATTTAACCCTCAACCTCAACCCCCATGACCCTTCAGTTAACCCTCAACCCACACCCCCCTGAACCTTGGACTTTGTAGTCCTCAAACTTCAGTCAACCCACACCCCTGACGTGTGAGACAACCCTAACCCCTCAACCACAAACGCTTGAGTCACTACCAACCACAGCTTTGTAGGGCCTGAGTCACCTTCCACCCCCACATCCTCCCTTACCTCTCCATACCAGAGTGCACTCACTGTATGTCCTCCTGGGATTTggacaaaaatgaaaatatggagGGAAGAAATATGTTCTTCCTATTGACTAAGTTTTAGATATGATGGATGATAACGCAGGATGAACAaatattctgtttttttttatctgaTCAAATGATGGCAGCCAGCTATGAGTATTTTTAACAGAGCTCATTTTTGGGAAATTCTTCACAAACTGAGCTTGGATCACAATCAAATCCAAATGACTTAAAACGGTCCATCATTCCTGAGGGCTTCCTCAGTTATTTTTAATATATGACTGCATCCCAACCACTGGTGTGAAATACCACAGCATGTTGTTTTTGGCTTGGCTTCTCCCAAAGTGGATCCATTGACTAAAACACTAAAGAGTAGGGTTCCTCTGCATAACACTAAAAACTCTCTGCATCTGGAGAGAGGACCATGCCATTGTGAAAATCATTGCACCTGAACAAAGAACAGTGAAGGAGAATAGTGATAAATACTTTTGGTATTGCTCTATTTAATGACGGCAGATACAGGTCAGCCAAATGATCATCATTCACTGGTGCAGTTTGGTGGTTGTCTCTCTTATTTGTTGATGTGCTAAAGAGGAAATGTTCCTCCTTGCCCTTTGCTggatttgttttgttattttatttaggaCTTTGTTTGTCTGTGTTTTTAAGCATTTATATTAAGAACTGAACAACTACATGTAGGAGTGAAATCTATCAAAACattgaatgtctgtgtgtttcagCACAGAAGAGTTATTAACGGTCAGTTACTCAACTGATGATTGAAACTACGGCTGCATTTATTTTTGTTTACGACCTAGAAATTTAAACCCTAAAATAAAAGTGCAGGGTTGAAACAAGAGATTTGGTTCTCATCAAAGTGGAGGAAGACCTATGACTGCTACCCCTTCTGTCATACATTTCTTCAGAACATGGTTCATGAAAACAGTCACTATTTGATGGCCATGTAGAGTTGCTGCTTCATTCCACAGTCATTCAGTAGCCATTCCCATCAGTTTCCATTCATTTCTGTCAGTTGCCATTCCACAGTCGGAAGCCATTCCTGTCAGTTGCCATTCCACAGTCGGAAGCCATTCCTGTCAGTTGCCATTAATTCCTGTGTTAGTTGCTGTTCCTTAGACTGTGTCCTTGGGGTCACTGTCTGCTTGTTCTTAATCCGGTAAAACTGGGGAATAATGAAACTGGAGTAAACGTTTTGAAGTGGAGCTCAGGTACTGCCTGAACATGTCCAATAAGAACACTCGTTTAATTGGAAAACTCAGCCACTTCCGGGTCGAAATCTAGCTACATGTTTGTAAAATGACGGTTTAAAACAGTCACtgtactgttttttttttgctATGCAAGATGCCTGTTAATTGTGAGCCCAAATGTACATGTATAGGTTATTAACTGGTttgatatatttcagcttttgtttgaAGTTTGTTTAGCTGTTGGCTCATTGTTTCATTACTGTTTTAAAGAAGTGGTGGCTACCATTGTGTGGTCCTTTCCAACATGATTCACTTTGACTGAAGATGGTACTTGCTGCACTGAATCCTTCAACATGCACGTATGACTATTCTGACAATGGAAGTGTTTAGGCCTACTGTTGAAAATGGCCTTGGTTAAGTGATGAATTGGTTAGAGAAATGGACTGGTGAAAAGAGGATTGGGGTGCACTGCAATTGCACTTAGCAATCAACATGAACTAAGTATGCAATTACTACAGAAAATATTTTTCTGTATAAATGCGTAATGTTGAATAGTTAGGTCCTCTGCGAGCAGAGAATTGTATAGTTGCAGCCCACAATGTGCATAGTGGATCACTGCTctaaatgaaaaataaatgtgGATATTTAATATCGCAGATTCCCACTCAACTATACCTTCATATAACCTTATTTTGCACGTTTGCATTCTAAGAGACCTCAGTTCACCTTTTCAACAAACTTCAAAATTCTAAATAGTggttaaatgttgttttttgtcaAGTCTACAGTACATTTCATAGTCAGACACATTTGAACATAATACTGATGTTTCAGATATATATTGAATAAGGTCAATTATTTGGGAACATAATTGTACTACTTTCTGTTGGGGACCAAAAAGCTAAACTGAAAAGCCAACAATTATTTGTTATCTGGCAATTGTTTGAAACAACAGGAAGTAGTAACTTAAATATTTAACTTTGTCTACATTTGAGTGATTTGAAGTGGACTTTTGCTGATAAAGCACTGTAATGGGGATGTGAAAACAAAGCCTTTATTGTACCTGGACCGTTTaggaacagagagacaaagataaGAGAAGTGTTATTTATATTTTTCCTCAAGTGAAAACATTTTCAAGAAGATGTATATAAGTCTGTGTGTCTCCCCCCAATTTGTGGTTTTCCTTGTACAGAACTATGTATGTTTTTGGCATTTTATATAGGCCATTAGAATCATTCTTATTAAAGGGATGCATTGATAATAAAAACATAATCTACTCACTTATGTCACTGTATTTTATTGTATCAATGTGTCTTCAACTATGAGTTTAGATTTTGGTATGGAGTTGGTTCATCCAAAACCAGTGTGTGGGAGTTAACTTGTTTATGTGTAATTTAAGCAGTCTGGCCCATGACTTCCAGGGCTGTTTTTATGTATTGCGTAATTTCTTCAACTTCTCACCAGGAAAAACATCCTCTGTTTCAACAGTGCTTTACAGGAAAGACCTCCCCGAGCAACGCCTCACATCTCCAGTTCCGAAAACATTACCACTCTTTGTAAGTATActgtgtcatgccctgaccatagagagcccttggttctctatggtgtagttggtcagggcgtgactagggggtgttctagctcaatatttctatgttggtgttttgtatggttcccaattagaggcagctagtaatcgttgcctctaattggagatcatatttaggtaaccattttttccacctgtgtttgtggaATATTGTtttgtttgtgcatgtgcaccactACTTTCACGGtttgttattgttttttgttTAAAGTTTCACCGTAATAAAGAAGTGGAGCTCTacacacgctgcgccttggtccgctcaTTACGATGATTGTAACAGAATATCCCATCAAGCAGCATGTGACAGAGGTAAAGGAGTTTGGACCTGGGAAGAAATTATGGGAGGTTGTGAGACCCTTCCTTGGAAGGAGACACCAAGGAAGGTGGAAGGATAGCAACGCCGCCGGGGACCGCGGCCACAGAAGCCCCAAGattatttttggggggggcaTGAGGGAGGTTGGCGGAGCAGCGGAGAGTGGAAGAGGTCGTCATCAGTCCGGTGCCATCTGTGCCAGCTCTCCGTACTCACCCTGAAGAGCCAGATACCGTCAGGGAGGCGATGGagaagttgggagagagagatgagagaaatgtTATGTAGGTGTTCTGCACGGCATCCGACCTGAAGAGCCTGTCAGCAGTCTGGTGACTCCTGTGCCAGCTCTCCGCACACttcctgaagtgcgtgtcaccagtccagtgccacctgtgccggctccacgcaacAGGCCTCccgtgcgcctccccagtccggtacgtcttgtgccagctccccgcactcgccctgaagtgcgtgtcaccagtccggtgccacctgtgccagctccatgcaccaggcctccagtgcgtctcACCACTCCAAGGCCGGGGCCTTCCTCTGTGCCGATGTCCAGGCACGGCGTTCAGCCCGGCGCCATGGCCGGAGGGGCCCAGTCCGGGCACCGCGTCCAACCTAGCTCCTAgaccggagccttcctctgcgtcggtgcccagtccaggcacggcttTCAGCCCGGTGCCATGGTCGGATCCGGTtcgaccatagagagcccttggttctctatggtgtagtaggtcagggtgtAACTAGGGGGTGTTCTAGCTCAATATTTATATGTTGGTcttttgtatggttcccaattagaggcatcTGGTAATTGTTGCCtataattggggatcatatttagggagccatttttcccacctgtgtttgtgggatattgttttgtgtttgcaTGTGCACCACTACTTTCACATTTcgttattgtttttttgtttcactgtaataaagatgtggaactctacacacgctgcgccttggtcccgtCCTTATTACGACCGTGACATACTGCCTGTCTTGGTCAGCCTAAATGAACCACGCTTTAATTTAGATTTGAATTCTGAAACAAAACTCATAGTATAGGCAAATCAAACAATTACAATGACCAGAGACTACTGAGGTTCTCTATAAACCAACACCTCACCAAAATATTTCTTATGCGATTAACATGTTGGATTTCCTGCTATGGGCTTCACTGTTCCTCTCAAGCATCCAAGAACAGAACTGTCAGGCTGGTAAGTCCAAAACTTTATCGTTACAATACTTTTGActgatacagtactgtatgtcatgTAGTCTCAAAATACAATGCAACAACTATGTAGCTCCAGGGGTCCTGCTGTCTAGACCTCTGAATGTGAGGGTGGATTACAACCTACAACACCAGAGGATATCTGTAACATGGGAAGATGACCCTTCTACCTACAGAGTACCGGACAAACAGATTTATGATGTGGCGGTTCTCTTAATTAACACACAATATGAAAGAAGTATACAATGTGAGTTGTTTGTTAAATCAAGGAATAATATGCACATTACAACAATGGACCTTCTTACTACAACTGGTTGCAATTTCAAGGTTATTATATAGTAGCAAGTATAGTACCAGTGACTGGGTGTGGGTGCCCTCGGGAAGCTGTGGATGTCATACCAGACCAGGTTGGCAGTAAACATCACTGGAATTGGACCTCTGCTTTACCCCTAGAGTTCACCTCCCACTCAGTCAGGCTCTGCTCCTGATACCAGAGCTATACCAGTCAATGGAGCCCCCTACAGAACATCACTGGTTAGTGTTTGTATTTCacgtcacagacacacacaagcacacacacgatGTTGGTCATTCACATCAGTAACATTATTTTCTACAGGGATAGCCTCGTCATCACACCCACAGGTTTACCCAAAGAACAGAGTGGTTAAAGTCGATAGCAACTTCACCTTCTGCTGTATTCTTGGGCCGGGACAGAGACTTGAATGTATGAAATACAACATTGCAATGAACACCACTCACGTCAGTGACCAGAGTTATTCCATGGTTGTGCACATGaagtctccctctccatccagtTGCATCAATGTCTACTGTAATTCATTTCTGTATGGCATCTGTGTTTACGTGGGACGTAAGTATAAACTGCTTGTAAGCCTCCCTCTTACCAATCAAAGCTCATCTAACAGGTAAACAACTCTAGTCCCTTGCATTACTGTGCAGTGTTTAAAAGTGTGCACATGTTTAAAAGTATCTGTAATTCACTTCACAATTGTAGGATCTAaatggctgcatttacacaggcagcccaattctgaccTTTTGCCCAATTaatgatattattatatatttcttTTTAGAGTCCAAAGACCTATGAGTGAAAAAAAtatctgaattgggctgcctgtgtaaacgaaGTCTATGTGTTCAAACCTCATCCTCTCTGAAGGCCCCCCTGCAGACAGGAATCTTGTGTGTGAGACCCGGGACCTGGAGTCAGTGGAGTGTCACTGGGACACAGGGGGGACACCAGTCTGACTAAACAGAGGAAGACTTTTTATCACCTACATCAAAGGTACAATACTATTACAGATACAATCATTTCTTCACCGACATTTCGACAGCAAGCTGTCTTCGTTagggtggggcggcaggtagccttgtggttagagcgttggacttgtgaCAAAGGTTGCAagctcgaatccccgagctgacaatgtaaaaatctgtcgttctgcccctgaacaaggcagttaacccactgttcctaggtcatcattgaaaataagaatttgttcttaactgacttaaataaaGATCAAATGAAAGGGTAAAGCACTACCATGCTATCATTGTATAGTAATCACTTGAGGTGACATTTTCAGTCCATGTACTTTTCAAAACTTGTCCACACGATACAGTCTCAAACTGCTACCAAACAGTACGCGTGGATCAGGGGGAGAGGAATTGGACATTGACTGCCAGAAACCCGCTCAGAGACACAGCTGACctgaagaagagaggtagagtagtGTGACAGCTACTCCTCACACCGCATACAAATCTGTTCTTTACTCTGTCTATTTATTTACAATGTTGTGTGGTTCTACATTCAAGTGAGTTTACTGGCTCCCATGGAATTGGTAGCTTCAGATACGAATGCCAGAAATGCCCGTGTTCAGTGGAGCTGGGATAGGCAGCAGTACAATATGCTGTTAATGGTTTGTAAAGTACAGCTGAACCACAGTGGACACATACGCATGGTGAGTTACAGTAGGACACCTACAGTAGAATGGTTCACCCATTCACAAAGTCTGAACAATAGAGTTATTAACTAGGCATTactaatttttattttattttttatttcacctttatttaaccaggtaggctagttgagaacaagttctcatttgcaactgcgacctggccaagataaagcatagcagtgtgaacagacaacacagagttacacatggagtaaacaattagcaagtcaataacacagtagaaaaaatgggcagtctatatacaatgtgtgcaaaaggcatgaggaggtaggcgaataatacaattttgcagattaacactggagtgataaatgatcagatgggcatgtacaggtagagatattggtgtgcaaaagagcagaaaagtaaataaataaaaacagtataaaaacagtatgggaatgaggtaggtgaaaaagggtgagctatttacctatagactatgtacagctgcagcgatcggttagctgctcggatagctgatgtttgaagttggagagggagataaagtctccaacttcagcgattttgcaattcgttccagtcacaggcagcagagtactggaacgaaaggcggccaaatgaggtgttggctttagggatgatcagt
This window contains:
- the LOC118391436 gene encoding rapamycin-insensitive companion of mTOR-like isoform X1 codes for the protein MAVSIRGRPSRSVRMRGRNDSGEENVPLDLSRDPSDNLREILQNVAKQQGVSNMRKLGHLNNFIKLLCKVGHSEEKLGFTHEEIIICLRLALLNEAKEVRAAGLRALRYLIRDSTILQKVLRLQVDYLIARCIDIQQSNEVERTQALRLVRKMITVNALLFPSSVTNSLIAVGNDGLQERDRMVRACIAIICELAVKNPVVVAQRRGLSTILKNVIDCQLSRINEALITTILHLLNHPHTRQYVHSDVELEQILAPYTDFHYRHNADTAEGQLKEDREARFLASKMSIVASFRSWSGIINLCKSGNSGIQSLIGLLCIPNMEVRKGLLEVIYDIFRLPMPVATADFIEALISVDPSRFQDNWRLSDGFVASEAKVILPHRARSRPDLMDNYLALVLSAFIKSGLLEGLVEVITSTDDPISVRAIILLGELLHMANTILPHSHSHHLHCLPTLINKAASFDIAQEKRLRASAAVNYLKRFHEKKKRGPKPNSLYLDHIIRKSKASHYCRDQHFRPQRDIFVIKDTEDALMMNLRDSHILNHKENLDWNWVLIATILKWPNVNLRSNKDEQMHRFVRRLLFFYKPSSKLYASLELDHSKARQLTVVGCQFIEFLLESEEDGQAYLEDLVKDIVQWLSSSSGLKPDRGLQSNGLLTTLSQHYFLFLGTLSSHPHGVKMLEKCSVFQCLLNICTLKNQDHLLKLTVSILDYSRDGLSRVILSKILTAATDNCRLYATKHLRVLLRANVEFFSNWGIELLVTQLHDRNKTISMEALDILDEACEDKANLHALIQMKPALTHLGDKGVLLLLRFLSIPKGFSYLSERGYVTKQLEKWQKDYNLKYVDMIEEQLNEALTTYRKPVDGDNYVRRSNQRLQRPNVYLPVHLYGQLVHDKTGCHLLEVQNVVPDLSYTVRSPMLDKWEGIKQLKAALWALGNIGSSNWGLNLLQEEGVIPDIVVLAQHCEVLSIRGTCLYVLGLISKSRQGCDMLKQHGWDAVRHSRRTLWPVVPDDMEPHPNPPSLLSSVPSTLSLTSDSTSSRHNSESDSTQPSKSQPSMYIMDDERLENCDLSDDPPMYMRPKYKDRSPFTLLASSHFRNRLLHSLSLSGKMLRSTSDPKGTTRDHGGGMEEGQGRKRTVTEPSYTFGSSDVFPIYNDGHLPKSPSVNLETSIVGSKTPENQGSTPNFGEGDGEGRLPGRSVGVGGSGVGVGENQREQTSRERLAGDGPSGGGGGAQFKSRSQSFNTDTTTSGISSMSSSPSRETLPSTIDTDGVSLNSVISAQTIQTLTSLTPQPHTAHLSSLSKSSSTSLVPPGSSHTLPRRAQSLKSPSLTTLSGLTDCSLMYSNSRDALGYATLKYATSCDTYASQRDALGYATLKRLQQQRIHSSLSHSEALASPAKDVLFTDTITMKTGSLDSRLTPRRFLKALSFASLDKEDLLSPISQNTLQRSSSVRSMVSSATYGSSDDFIGLALPVDINNMFQIKETPYFLKRTSPPSEDRSAKFFSGDSDGPSPHSRHAVLRSQLSITELMGVSRAEQQKLLGSEETGLQEHNDDNCLYCTGLSVLGFSASNSSPDLTEEPPFSEWCGPPVQNHLEVMGQTKLSGVSGCSDAVSQGSPGSTRSTELILGVKSIPEESPAGRVLLRKEVLRLMVNLSSSVGIKGHETNLLTIKEKFPYAFDDICLYSEVSYLLAHCMFRLSARRFIQELFQDVPFIPMYEEAEAILSKPPKNGPADPPTEP